The Rhizobium rhododendri nucleotide sequence TGCAGCTCGGCCGTGTCACCGTGCGCACCGCCTATCGCGACCTGCTGACGGCAGGCACTCTGGAGTCGCGGCACGGCAGCGGTACTTTCGTCTCCCAGAAGGTCGAGCGGATGGAACAGTCGCTCTGGCGCCTCTCCTCCTTCTCCGCCGATATGCGCTCGCGCGGTCGCTCGCCGGCGGCAAAAATCCTGTCCCGGAGCGTTTCCATGCCGACGCCCGAGGAGACCTTCCTGCTCGGCCTCGGCGTCGACGAACCGGTGCTGCGGCTCGACCGATTGCGGCTGGCCGACGGACTGCCGCTCGCCATCGAACGCGCCGTCGTCCCGACCCAGTTCCTGGCCGAAGACGCGGCCGGCGAGAGCTCCCTTTACGATGCCCTGACTGCCAACGGGTTCCGCCCGGTTCATGCCCTGCAGCGGCTGACCGCAGTCACCCTCGACCCATCCTCGGCCGCCACGCTTGACGTCAAGCCCGGAGCCCCGGCACTGCTGATCGAGCGCATCTCGCGCCTGGCTGACCAGCGGGTCGTCGAATACACCAGATCGCATTATCGCGGCGACGCCTATGATTTCGTCGCAGAGCTGAAAATTGGAGATGACCTATGACGCAATCCCTGATGCTGACCGAGGCCGGCCAGTCGCCCGATGCCGTGGCGACCTTGCTGGAGAAGGAAAAGCCGGTCTTCGCCGAAATCGCCAAGCTGTTTGCTGTGGCTAGACCCTCCGTCGTCACCACGGCGGCGCGCGGCTCGTCGGACCATGCTGCGACCTTCTTCAAGTATCTGTTCGAGATCTCCTGCGGCGTCCCCGTCGCCTCGATCGGCCCGTCGATCGCCTCGGTCTACAATGCGCCGCTGCATCTGAAGGGTGGCATCCATTTCACCGTGTCGCAGTCCGGCGGCAGCCCCGATATCATCGCCCTGCAGGCCGCCGCCAAGAAGGGCGGAGCAACAACGATCGCCGTCGTCAACGTCACCGACAGCCCACTGGCGCGGCAAGCCGATATCGTCCTCGACCTGCATGCGGGCCCTGAGAAAAGCGTCGCCGCAACGAAATCCTTCATCACCGCCGTCGCTGCCCTGTCGGGCGTTACCGCTGCCGTCTCCGGCAACAGCGCACTGCAGGATGGCCTTTCACGCCTGCCCCAGGCATTGGCAGCCACCGATGGCATCGATAGTGCTGCCGCCGAGGAGGTGCTGTTCGGAGCCAGCTCGCTCTACACCGGCGGTCGTGGTCCGGCCTTCGCCATCGCGCTGGAAGCGGCGCTGAAGGCCAAGGAGACGTCGGGCCTGCACGCCGAGGCCTTCTCGCTCGCCGAATTGATGCACGGCCCGATGCGGCTGGTTCAGCCCGGCTTCCCGGTCGTTGCTTTCGCCCCGGACGACGCCGCGTTTGCCAACAACGCCCAGGCTCTGGAGCGCCTTCAGAAACTCGGCGCCACCGCCGTGTCTTTCTCGACCACCCCGCTGCCGGGTATCAACCTGACAATGCCCTCGACCGGAAACGGCCTCATCGACCCGCTGGTCTCCCTGCTCTGCTACTATCGGATGATCGAGCGAGTGACGCGCCGCAAGGGTTTCGATCCCGACAAGCCGGCTAATCTTCTCAAGGTGACGGAGACGATGTGATGGACTACACGGTCTTTACCGGCGCCCGCATCTTCGACGGCGACCGCTTTCACGACGACAACGCGCTTGTTGTCGGCGATGGCCGGGTGCAGGCGATCACCGCCCGAAATAGCCTGCCGGAGAGCAGTGTGCGTGTGGAACTCGACGGCGGCGTGCTGGCACCGGGCTTCATCGACGCACAGGTGAACGGCGGCGGCGGGCGGCTGCTGAACGAAGATCCGTCGCCGGCCTCGATGTATACCATTGCCGAAGGCCATCGCCGTTATGGCACGACTTCCCTGCTGCCGACGCTGATCACAGACATCGGCGCTGCCACGACCCGGGCGATCGAAGCCGCCATCGAGGCTGTCAAAGCCGACCGGGGTGTCGTCGGCCTGCACCTCGAAGGGCCCCACCTGTCGCCGGCGCGCAGGGGCGCCCACCTGCCGGAACTGATGCGGCCGGTTGAGGACAGCGATGTTACGACCTTCATCCGTGCCCGCGAGGCAATCGGCACGCTGCTGGTCACCATCGCCGCCGAGCAGGTGACGCCCCGCCAGGTGCAGGCGCTGAACGAGGGCGGCGTCATCGTCAGCCTCGGTCATTCCGATTGCGCGGCCGATGTTGCGGACGCCCTTTTCGATGCCGGCGCCCGTGGCGTCACCCATCTCTACAATGCCATGAGCCAGCTAGGCCATCGCAGCCCAGGTCTGGTCGGTGCGGCGCTCGATCATCCCCGTACGTGGTGCGGCATGATTGCCGATGGTCACCATGTCGATCCCCGTGCCTTGCGCGTCGCCCTGCGCGCCAAGCGCGGCGAGGGCAAGCTGTTCTTCGTCACCGATGCCATGTCGCTGGTAGGTTCCGATGCCGACAGCTTCGAGCTGAACGGCCGCACGGTCTACCGCGAGAAGGGCGGCTTCTGCTCGAAGGTGGTACTGGCCGACGGCACGCTGGCCGGCTCCGACGTCGACATGGCCTCGACCGTGCGCTACGGCGTCGGCATGCTGGAACTGCCGCTGGCCGAAGCGCTGCGCATGGCGACTTCCTACCCGGCCCGTTTTCTGCGCCTGACTGACAGGGGTCACTTGTCGCCGGGTGCGCGTGCCGACCTCGTGCACATCAACGATGACATCGAGGCGACCGCCACCTGGATAGCCGGTGCTGCGAAGTCTGTCGGGACAGGCCCGGAGACATCCGTATGACCGCGATCACGGATGCCTATTTCCTGGAGGTGATCGAAAGGCTCGGTGCACTGCGCCAGTCTTTAGCCGAGCCGATGGCAAGGGCTGCTGCCGTTATCTGCGAGGCGGCGCGCAGCGACCACCGCGTTTATCTGTTCGGGACAGGCCACTCTCACATGCTGGCAGAAGAGGTGCATTATCGCGCCGGCGGACTGGCGATTACCGTTCCGGTACTGGTCGGCTCGGCGATGCTGCATGAAGGTGCCGTCATAAGCTCGATCTACGAGCGCACCCCGGGGCTGGTTCGACCGGTGCTGGAACGCTACCGGATGGAGCGTGGCGACGTGCTGGTCATCGCCTCCAATTCGGGCGTCAATGCCGCGCCGACGGAAGCCGCCGACTACGGCCGGGAAATCGGCGCCACCGTCATCGCCATCACATCGCTCGCCTATTCGGCAGCCATCGCCAACGGTCGCAGGCGCCTCGCCGATATCGCAGACATCGTCTTTGATAACGGTCTTCCCCCCGGCGATGCGCTGGTCGATTTGCCCGGCACCGACCTCAAGGTGGGGCCGGCATCGACTGCCATCGGCGCGACACTTCTAAATGCAATTTTTGCTGAAGTTGCTTCACAGCTGTCAGGAGACGGCGATCCGCCGGTCTACCGCAGCGCGAACATGCCGGGAGCGAAGGATATCAACCAGCGCCTAGTAGACATCTACAGGCCGCGAAACCCGCATCTTTGATGATGCCGGCAGGCAACTGACCAGTCGCTCAGGCGGCAAAGACTTCCATGTCACGGGGAACGGCGGCCAGTTGGCCGGTCAGCCGTCCCATTGCGTATTTCAGAGCTTGGGCCACCATTCCAGGCTGCACGGGCTTGCGCAGGACACCGAGGGTTCCCTGAATCCCGCCCGACACGACCTCGGGGTTTGCCGTCATGAAGACGACGGCTATGCCAAATTGCTCCGCCAGCATGCGGCCAATCGCCGGACCGGTTGGCCCGTCGGAAAGATTGACGTCGACGAGGGCGATATCAGCATGGGGTGCCGCCGCCAGCGCCCGCGCCATCGTGTTGGCGATGGCTGCGACCTGCAGTCCATTGCTTTCCACCATGTCTTCGAGATCGAGTGCGATCAGCAACTCGTCTTCGACAATCAGCACTTTCCTGTCCATCGTCATATCCTTGAAGCCAGGTGGGGCGCATCAGGCCAGCACCTGAGGCTTGCAAAAGCAATACACACTGCCTCCACGTACCCCCTTGAATGGTCGGATCAGACGAATGTTCCACGCGGAGACAAGAAATTTTCCTGCTACGGTTTCTTGACCATGAAATTGACGCCTTTGCTGTTCTCAGGAGCCCATCTGCTCGCGAATCGTCTCGAGCTCCAGCCACTCCTCTTCCATTTTCGTCACCTTGCCGCGCAGCTTCTCGACTTCCTTTGCGAGAGCATT carries:
- a CDS encoding GntR family transcriptional regulator, with amino-acid sequence MDRTSLISELNGRGLRDAAASGPLYRRLAIALTGLIQEGLLKPGTALPAERDLAEGLQLGRVTVRTAYRDLLTAGTLESRHGSGTFVSQKVERMEQSLWRLSSFSADMRSRGRSPAAKILSRSVSMPTPEETFLLGLGVDEPVLRLDRLRLADGLPLAIERAVVPTQFLAEDAAGESSLYDALTANGFRPVHALQRLTAVTLDPSSAATLDVKPGAPALLIERISRLADQRVVEYTRSHYRGDAYDFVAELKIGDDL
- the nagA gene encoding N-acetylglucosamine-6-phosphate deacetylase; translated protein: MDYTVFTGARIFDGDRFHDDNALVVGDGRVQAITARNSLPESSVRVELDGGVLAPGFIDAQVNGGGGRLLNEDPSPASMYTIAEGHRRYGTTSLLPTLITDIGAATTRAIEAAIEAVKADRGVVGLHLEGPHLSPARRGAHLPELMRPVEDSDVTTFIRAREAIGTLLVTIAAEQVTPRQVQALNEGGVIVSLGHSDCAADVADALFDAGARGVTHLYNAMSQLGHRSPGLVGAALDHPRTWCGMIADGHHVDPRALRVALRAKRGEGKLFFVTDAMSLVGSDADSFELNGRTVYREKGGFCSKVVLADGTLAGSDVDMASTVRYGVGMLELPLAEALRMATSYPARFLRLTDRGHLSPGARADLVHINDDIEATATWIAGAAKSVGTGPETSV
- a CDS encoding SIS domain-containing protein; this translates as MTAITDAYFLEVIERLGALRQSLAEPMARAAAVICEAARSDHRVYLFGTGHSHMLAEEVHYRAGGLAITVPVLVGSAMLHEGAVISSIYERTPGLVRPVLERYRMERGDVLVIASNSGVNAAPTEAADYGREIGATVIAITSLAYSAAIANGRRRLADIADIVFDNGLPPGDALVDLPGTDLKVGPASTAIGATLLNAIFAEVASQLSGDGDPPVYRSANMPGAKDINQRLVDIYRPRNPHL
- a CDS encoding SIS domain-containing protein, which produces MTQSLMLTEAGQSPDAVATLLEKEKPVFAEIAKLFAVARPSVVTTAARGSSDHAATFFKYLFEISCGVPVASIGPSIASVYNAPLHLKGGIHFTVSQSGGSPDIIALQAAAKKGGATTIAVVNVTDSPLARQADIVLDLHAGPEKSVAATKSFITAVAALSGVTAAVSGNSALQDGLSRLPQALAATDGIDSAAAEEVLFGASSLYTGGRGPAFAIALEAALKAKETSGLHAEAFSLAELMHGPMRLVQPGFPVVAFAPDDAAFANNAQALERLQKLGATAVSFSTTPLPGINLTMPSTGNGLIDPLVSLLCYYRMIERVTRRKGFDPDKPANLLKVTETM
- a CDS encoding response regulator, coding for MDRKVLIVEDELLIALDLEDMVESNGLQVAAIANTMARALAAAPHADIALVDVNLSDGPTGPAIGRMLAEQFGIAVVFMTANPEVVSGGIQGTLGVLRKPVQPGMVAQALKYAMGRLTGQLAAVPRDMEVFAA